The following coding sequences are from one Lepisosteus oculatus isolate fLepOcu1 chromosome 19, fLepOcu1.hap2, whole genome shotgun sequence window:
- the foxl3 gene encoding forkhead box L3: protein MFDNSQYPYNCFNYDGDGYPACASDDEKKMCRPAYSYIALIAMAIQQSPENKVTLSGIYEFIMKKFPYYRSNQRAWQNSIRHNLSLNSCFVKVPRTEGNEKGKGNYWTFATGCESMLDLFENGNYRRRRRRRNMRVGFREPAEPGERPPSPESPAGAFLPPACPPDSDRFCAGDPGRRRTPLNPPVGKPEPEIKFSIDYILSAPDPLPGLRPPGPGATGKAHLLEPQHINLHFWTM, encoded by the exons ATGTTCGACAACTCGCAGTACCCCTACAACTGCTTTAACTACGACGGAGACGGGTACCCCGCCTGCGCCTCGGACGACGAGAAGAAGATGTGCCGACCCGCGTACAG CTACATCGCTCTGATTGCAATGGCCATCCAGCAAAGCCCAGAGAACAAGGTGACCCTGTCGGGGATCTACGAGTTCATCATGAAGAAATTCCCCTACTATCGGTCCAATCAGAGGGCGTGGCAGAACTCGATCCGGCACAACCTGTCCCTCAACAGCTGCTTTGTGAAG GTGCCCAGAACGGAGGGCAACGAGAAGGGCAAAGGGAACTACTGGACCTTCGCGACGGGGTGCGAGTCCATGCTGGACCTGTTCGAGAACGGCAACTACCGGCGGCGGCGCCGGAGGCGGAACATGAGGGTGGGCTTCAGGGAGCCGGCCGAGCCGGGCGAGcggcccccctcccccgagaGCCCCGCGGGGGCCTTCCTGCCCCCGGCCTGCCCGCCGGACTCCGACCGCTTCTGTGCGGGCGACCCCGGCCGCCGGCGCACCCCGTTAAACCCCCCTGTTGGGAAACCGGAGCCCGAGATCAAGTTCAGCATCGATTACATCCTCTCGGCCCCCGATCCGCTGCCCGGCCTGAGGCCTCCGGGCCCCGGGGCCACGGGCAAAGCACACCTGCTGGAGCCGCAGcacatcaacctgcacttctggaCCATGTGA